One window of the Lytechinus pictus isolate F3 Inbred chromosome 5, Lp3.0, whole genome shotgun sequence genome contains the following:
- the LOC129262163 gene encoding succinate dehydrogenase assembly factor 4, mitochondrial-like — translation MAASQASALFCTQFLKISQLKPFTRCSVTAARHLIFPAPLRCASSSSTGNQGDGGKQSPEGAPLKKPFTPVGKHDNQMPEKHRDAEKNPLEAFPDDVNPVTGEKGGPRGPEPTRYGDWERKGRCIDF, via the exons atgGCAGCCTCCCAAGCATCAGCGCTCTTCTGCACACAATTCTTAAAAATTAGTCAATTAAAGCCATTTACTCGGTGCAGTG TTACTGCTGCAAGACATCTGATATTCCCAGCACCACTCAgatgtgcatcatcatcatcgactgGTAACCAAGGTGATGGAGGTAAACAATCTCCAGAGGGAGCCCCACTTAAGAAGCCATTTACCCCAGTGGGCAAACACGACAACCAGATGCCAGAGAAGCACAGGGATGCGGAGAAGAATCCTTTGGAAGCTTTCCCTGATGATGTGAATCCTGTTACGGGTGAGAAGGGAGGACCAAGGGGCCCGGAACCAACCAGATATGGGGACTGGGAGAGGAAAGGACGATGCATCGATTTCTGA